A region of the Marmota flaviventris isolate mMarFla1 chromosome 3, mMarFla1.hap1, whole genome shotgun sequence genome:
GCTGGGACTGTTTCAGACCAGTGACTTAATGGGGTTCACATGGCCACAGGGATCACACCACTTGCTGTGCTGCCCAGATCCGAACTGCAGCCACACCTTCCTCCCCTCAGGCCACTCCAGACAGGGCTTTCTGCCTGCAGGTGTTTGTATGTGGGAGCCCGACGTGAGCTCCACAGGGTTCTACATTAGACTCTCCCAGGCGTCTTCCTGAAGCCCATCGGACAGGGTTGGTGTGAGATGTTGACCTCAGCCTCCTCCCCGAGAGGCATAGCCTAGGTGCATCTCAGCATGCCAGGACATTTCCAAGGTTTTGTTTCCTGGGTTTTCTTTCCTCCAGGTTTAAGTAAGTGCCAGGCTGAGTGATCCAGAATCTGGGATGGGATCAGCCTTTTTGCTAATCCTGCATGTGTGGTCCAGTGCATCACCTGGGCCAGGGGGGATTCACGACATTTACGTTTTATTCTGTATCATTTGAGACTTCGGCCAAAACTGATCAACCTTGCTCTGAAAACATTGTCATTCCACTTCAGGTGAGGGAATTTTGAAGCAGAACCAAGAAACAAGAAGGAATAATGTGTCAATAGTGTAATAAGGTCACAAGTGTGATTTTAAAGATCAATAGGGTCAAAGTTATGCTCATTAGGAGAGTGGCAGAGACTGCGGAGGGTTCAAGTGCTTCAGGCAAAAGCAGATGACGGAGATCTTTTCTCCCTGGCCATCTCCTGCTGACCTGTCCACCCCTGAGAAGACTTTCCCTATCACAGACTCCTGAGGTCCCCCAGTCCCAACAAAGCAACAAAGCTGATCTGAGCCAACAACCGCCTTCCTCTTGGCACCAAAAAGAGCTGAATTTTCAAGTAACAACTAACTATTGTGAGCCAAGACTGTTCTCTGGGAAGAACTGGGCGctcagggaaggagggagcagcCTAGGAAAGAGCTAAGAGGAGCCTCGAGCTGAAAAAGGGAtggagtcagagagagagaggggggagactGTAGGCCTCCCAGCGCCAGGTGTGCATAGGATAACTGGAAAGTAATGTCAGGAGACAGCCACCATCCCCCACTCTGGATAACTCTGACACACACAGGGCTTTCTGTATTGAAAAGAAAAGCTTCTGAAAGGTTGCAGTCTATGTtcaattttctttgtttgtttgtttgttttaaatcaagCAAAGCAGTATTTGGAATGAGTAGGAAGTACCCCAGTCTCACGGTGCTCTGTAGGCCATCAGCTGTCCCTCCTGTGGAGACCCAAGGGGGGCATGCGCAGGGGGTACAGGGATGGCTCAGAGAGCATTGTGAGCCTGGTGGCTCCCGAGCTGCAGAGTCTTAAGGCACTTCCACATGTCCCGTCCTGCAGGTGACTCCTGTGCAGATGGCTCAGGACAGCTGCACTTCGGATGTGTTCTAAAGACCAGTTCCACCAGGTAAGAGACCTGACCATGAACTGGCAATGCCCAGGCGTGAGAAGAGTCCCTCCCAGTTAGTTCCATAGGAGGGACGCACACAGCTGAAGACGAGGCCTGGACAGCGGAGCGTGCAGAGGCAACCCGGGGACAGCCACAACTGGAGTCCCCACTGCCTGTGGCTGGAGGAACCCAGGAGGAGATGGGAGCCCAGGAGCAAGTCCTggctgggggttggggggcagAAGCAGTTTCCCTGGGAGATGGAGGAGCCCGAGGGCAGGAGAGAGTGGGGGCGACGTGCCCTGAGTTCTGCCTCTCCCCACGACCACCTCCCCACTGACGCCCACGTCCACTGAAACCCCAGAGCTGGAGGCCTGGTGAGGGCAATTCACAGAAGACAGAGCCGAAGCCACGGAGCAAAGCAGGGACGACAAGGAATGACCTGagcagaaaaagacaaaaggccAAAAAACACTCCAGGAAACTGGTTCAGACTCGCATGTTAAAACTGAGCAATCTCTCCAGTGCCATGGTTGATGATTGTGATCTTTATTTAGTGAAGCTATGAATTGTATCACACAGACTTTACACACTCATTTCCTTACATGCTGTGCTAAATGTTTCAAATCAATCTCTGACCACTTTCTTTCATAGGTAAGAATGAAAATTTGTGCCACTGGCATTAACTGAATAGATGGGAGTTGTTATAAAAATGCACTTTAATACTAGAATCAATGAAGACCACATATTATAATACCAAAAAATGCACTGGATAAAAGTAACTTATTTTATTATGTAGACTCATTACTCACTCACAGATGTGCATCTACTTCCATTTACCTATTAATTCTATGGAAACTAGTCCATGTAGCTGGACATGCAGGACTTGACTGTTGTGCCCACATCATTTATTGACTCCCTGCTATATCTCTGAGCGAATGACAACTCCCCTAGGTCtcaatttctttaaatacaaattaGCATAATGAAAAATATCCTTCAACATAATCTTGACTCCAGTgagaaagtacagaaaaataattcatgataCATACCAGTGCCTGGTTCAGTAGGTAGCTATTCCTTATTCATTCATGTCTTGATTTTTCTGTGGGGTGGGGGATTAAATGCAGGGCCacccaatcactgagccacatccccagccctaatttgtattttatttagagagggttctcactgagttgcttagtggtttgccattgctgaggctggctttggacgcgtgatcctcctgcctcagcctcctgagctgctgggattacaggcgtgcaccattatgcctggctcatgtctagattttttttataaaatatcttctgaaaactaaacctagacaaGGAAAccaaaacaaggagagaaagaaatgagcaTGATCTTGAAACACTCACAATATGACTTGACTAGGCCTCATAGTTCTCTTGACCTTCCTTGAACATCCATCCTGTTCTGTTTCCAAGGCCCAGAGCCTGGTCTGCTATCTCAGGATCTTGGGTCGGCAACAGAAAAAGTTCAATCTGCAGTTTCCATAAATCTTCTCACCCTCCAGGCAAATCTTCCTGCATTTGCCACGACCAAGCCTGCAGGTCTCACAAACGGCAAATTCACCTGTGCCAAGAAAGAGTGGCTGAGAAGGCTTTCCTGGCCATCTGTGGAACAGGGAACAGGTCAAAGCCACCAAAAGGAGAGAGGGTTCAGATGTGTGGTCATAAGGTGTATCTCCAAGACCTCTCCCAGATTCTTCAAAGAGCTCGTGTTCTCTGTAGTTTGTAGTGGGGAGGATTATAAGGAAGAGGAACCACAATCCCTCCTGTCCAAATATTTCCAGTCTTGTTCTCATCAAAAGAAAGCAATAGGCAAAGTGTTACAGACCTAGAAAACACCCACCTGAAACACTGAGAGTTTTGTAGGTGTAAATGGAGAAGGTATCTTGTGGTTGGGAAGGGTCTTTGAAAACAGAATGCAGAGTTTCAGGCTGGATTCTTGGAGCTTCATAAAGGCAGAGCATCCTCAATAAGTGGCTCATCTGTCCTGCAGGCATTCTAGAAACACCTGCCtgcagtttttatttgtttagtggtTAAATGAAATGAGTGATGTGAGGATGTTGGGTGGTGGTATGCCTGCCTCTGGGGTGGAGATTAAATAACACAATCCTTGTCACAACAGAGTGCCTGGCACACGGACAGCCAGCACTCAGTGGGCAGCACCCTCAACACCTCTCACTCTGAAATGCCGTCCAAACTCTTCTCACAGTTTCCCAGGAATACTCTTCAATTCTGCTCACAATGTGCTGTCCTCCTGTGTAAGACAAGGGAGAGGTCTGGGATCCTCATTTTGAATGCTCTACTGAGTGAGGGTCAGCTTTCACTGACCAGTCCTATCTATTCCATCCTCCATTCACCAGAAACATGTGTTTGTGACAGTCCTTGTTAGATCTGGACTGTAAGAGACAAGCAGCTTGATCTCAGGCACTGCTAATTGGCTGatgtgggattgaacccatgctcCACGAGCATATGGGAAAAGTCCCTGGGTCCAAATCCTCATGGCCAAAGTAATACAGTCCAGAAACAGAAATATGGTTCTGTGAAATGGAAAAATccaaatgtggtgctgggaacaagaggaagaaatgatagAATTGGAGGACCAGAATTCAGGCCCTTCTCTTCCACTCCTACATGGCTTCCTTGGTTTCTCAAGGCAAAGAGAGCTCCAGAGCCAGAGTTcccaagagaaaaggagaaactaTACACAAAGGATTTCACCTACCTCCAGGAAGTGACTTGTAATAATCAAGACCTGCTCggcaccctaaatttaaaacaaaatacataatagAAACAAATATCAACACAGGAAGTAACATCACATAAAACCAGGTTCCCACCCTGGAGGCTGCACATCAGTGTCTACAGGTGACAAAGATGCaatctgcattttatttcttagGACAAGAATTCCTGTAACCAGTCAGACCaagttacaaaaaacaaaaaccaaactggCGCCAGGTGCACCTGGCTCTTAGATGATTTTAGGGTGGGACATAGAGGAATAATCAAGCTTTATGATCTGCCTCATCAAAATTCTATCCATTTTAATTTACCTGATGGAAACTGAgccaaaacaaagaacaaagcaatg
Encoded here:
- the LOC139705123 gene encoding beta-defensin 105-like, coding for MAPCRKMFYFVIALFFVLAQFPSGCRAGLDYYKSLPGGEFAVCETCRLGRGKCRKICLEGEKIYGNCRLNFFCCRPKILR